Proteins co-encoded in one Tolypothrix sp. PCC 7910 genomic window:
- a CDS encoding DUF3854 domain-containing protein gives MNTTPTTATLTANRLTDRHYKECVTKRGLCPEWIAANCRSMDIKEATQRLGYQAQSPGIWLEGSNGFGQYRPNKAWKNTDEKKAPKYRTATKEEYDAMLPRHPHNPRYWVDLEALKALCYHINGHPCLLITEGLFKAICGCFHNLPTVALPGVEQGLTPAKNDPQGKRYLVETLEFLARANFGWIIAFDADDRAVTNKNVIAAQRKLAHQLAKFKVPVYIATGNWSTAEGKGMDDYIQANGDDAFREKVLAKAVNLEVWERQFRESDSDNKMLSESAFAAFIAENYRNRLAWHVANKAWYWYEAEQKLGVWGEIPHEEAQDIIVTELRSRRPDFSYRFVANTLNLLKGDLRINHWEVCPGFICLQDCVLDVNTLKTYPHAPGYRMLTQLPFKWADRSVGCDPIKQWLLEVCDGQLLWVEVIRAAINATITERGGKMQRYLELIGAGGTGKGTILRLVQELVGKENYAITTLKQLEQNRFETASFYGKKLICITDSERYTGDVSVFKAITGYDDLRHEKKGVQQTGSFKFHGVVMVAANEAMQSTDYTNATARRRLSMPFNHVIPPHQRRDLIAEFTPYLPGLLSWVLEMPFAQVQDFFVDTNSKVPSLAAFSKEILMETNPLANWADECLYYDPKAITGIGDISQNPEEFLYPNYAQWASNNGQGTMNKQRFSSTLLNLLKAQLGIDATKRKTNKGRFITCVGIRKPGQNFPLLISTSDDLIQKSDDLVKTELTTQVTTESIGSDGFFTSDDLLAHGITEESNECSSMLSPVEQNEGDRSSLEANPTTESVLGRQEVVTVTTDEAQKVVTSPSVTQQMINNWDDRSSLGQLVLSLRVEELRQAVAGFNHDQLQHIKDAANSVWRLSVDSLAEYNGEQIYIWECGQSNDVRIGTKTQPGVKVRRANLRPWLGI, from the coding sequence GTGAATACTACACCAACAACTGCAACGCTGACTGCTAATAGACTTACAGACAGACACTATAAAGAGTGTGTAACAAAACGCGGCTTATGTCCTGAATGGATAGCCGCTAACTGTCGCTCAATGGACATTAAAGAAGCCACCCAGCGCTTAGGCTATCAAGCCCAATCACCTGGCATCTGGCTAGAAGGCAGCAACGGTTTTGGCCAGTACCGCCCCAACAAAGCCTGGAAAAACACCGACGAGAAAAAAGCCCCCAAGTATCGCACAGCCACAAAAGAAGAATATGACGCGATGCTACCCCGTCATCCCCACAATCCGCGCTACTGGGTGGATTTAGAAGCCCTTAAAGCCCTTTGCTATCACATCAACGGTCATCCTTGCTTACTTATCACTGAAGGGCTGTTTAAGGCAATCTGCGGCTGTTTTCACAACTTGCCCACAGTTGCCCTCCCTGGTGTCGAACAGGGCTTAACACCAGCCAAAAACGACCCCCAAGGCAAACGTTACCTAGTCGAGACCCTAGAATTCCTAGCCCGTGCTAATTTTGGCTGGATTATTGCCTTTGACGCGGACGATAGGGCTGTTACTAACAAAAATGTGATTGCCGCCCAAAGAAAACTAGCTCACCAATTAGCTAAGTTTAAAGTACCTGTGTACATCGCCACGGGCAACTGGAGTACAGCTGAGGGGAAAGGAATGGACGATTATATTCAAGCCAACGGCGACGACGCTTTTCGAGAGAAAGTGCTAGCTAAGGCTGTGAACTTAGAAGTTTGGGAACGTCAGTTCCGCGAAAGCGACTCGGACAACAAAATGTTGTCAGAATCAGCTTTTGCAGCATTTATCGCGGAAAATTACCGCAATCGCCTGGCTTGGCACGTAGCCAATAAAGCCTGGTACTGGTATGAAGCCGAACAAAAGCTGGGTGTTTGGGGTGAAATTCCCCATGAGGAAGCCCAAGATATTATCGTCACAGAATTGCGATCTCGCAGACCAGATTTTAGTTATCGCTTTGTCGCCAATACCCTGAATCTCCTTAAGGGGGATTTAAGAATTAATCACTGGGAGGTTTGTCCCGGCTTCATCTGCCTACAAGATTGTGTGCTGGATGTGAATACCCTGAAAACCTACCCCCACGCCCCTGGTTATCGAATGCTGACACAGTTGCCTTTTAAGTGGGCTGACCGCAGTGTCGGTTGTGACCCTATCAAGCAATGGCTACTGGAAGTTTGTGACGGTCAACTGCTGTGGGTAGAAGTAATTCGCGCTGCCATTAACGCGACGATTACCGAACGCGGTGGCAAGATGCAAAGGTATTTAGAGCTGATTGGCGCTGGCGGTACTGGGAAAGGCACAATCCTGAGACTGGTACAGGAATTAGTCGGTAAAGAAAACTACGCTATCACTACCCTCAAGCAACTAGAACAGAATCGCTTTGAGACGGCTTCCTTCTACGGCAAGAAATTAATTTGTATTACTGATTCAGAACGCTACACAGGTGATGTCAGTGTCTTTAAAGCTATCACCGGCTATGACGACCTGCGACATGAGAAAAAAGGAGTACAGCAAACTGGCAGTTTTAAATTTCATGGTGTGGTGATGGTAGCTGCCAATGAAGCGATGCAAAGCACGGATTACACTAACGCTACAGCTCGCCGTCGCCTGTCGATGCCGTTTAATCATGTAATCCCCCCACATCAGCGCCGGGACTTGATAGCGGAGTTTACGCCTTATCTGCCTGGTTTGCTGTCCTGGGTGCTAGAAATGCCCTTTGCCCAAGTTCAGGATTTCTTTGTGGATACAAATAGCAAAGTGCCGTCACTGGCTGCTTTTAGCAAAGAAATCCTGATGGAGACTAATCCTTTGGCGAATTGGGCTGATGAATGTTTGTACTATGACCCGAAGGCGATTACGGGTATTGGTGATATTAGCCAAAACCCCGAAGAGTTTCTTTATCCCAATTACGCGCAATGGGCGAGTAATAACGGGCAAGGAACGATGAATAAGCAACGGTTTTCTAGTACGTTGTTGAATTTGCTGAAAGCGCAATTGGGGATTGATGCTACTAAGCGCAAAACCAATAAGGGACGGTTTATTACTTGTGTTGGTATCCGCAAGCCAGGACAGAATTTCCCGTTGTTGATTTCTACTAGTGACGACCTTATTCAAAAAAGTGACGACCTAGTGAAGACAGAATTGACAACCCAAGTGACGACTGAAAGTATTGGTAGTGACGGATTTTTTACAAGTGACGACCTTTTGGCTCATGGAATCACAGAGGAGAGCAACGAATGCAGCTCGATGTTATCTCCTGTGGAGCAGAATGAGGGGGATAGGTCGTCACTGGAGGCAAATCCAACAACAGAAAGTGTTTTGGGTCGTCAAGAGGTCGTCACCGTGACGACCGATGAAGCGCAAAAGGTCGTCACTAGTCCATCTGTCACCCAGCAGATGATTAATAACTGGGATGATAGGTCGTCACTGGGTCAGCTGGTGCTGTCGCTAAGAGTTGAGGAATTACGTCAAGCGGTTGCTGGGTTTAATCATGACCAACTGCAACATATTAAGGATGCAGCTAATAGTGTGTGGCGACTGAGTGTAGATTCGTTAGCTGAGTATAATGGCGAACAAATTTACATTTGGGAGTGTGGGCAATCGAACGATGTTCGGATTGGGACTAAGACTCAGCCGGGGGTGAAAGTCCGCCGTGCTAATCTGCGTCCTTGGTTGGGAATTTGA
- a CDS encoding phosphate ABC transporter substrate-binding/OmpA family protein gives MNKLEPEVTVNLCGSTTLGERFAPRFIEAIAQKNHAISIESKAQLANTKGIYTMVDAEFIVMPNKETNNFSQGLSRVRFIIDAQGTEDGFKKLISKKCDIAMASTRATKKSQEMEKFPGTTIGKDAIVIITNTKEDQLSSNEIKDIFEGKKDSWDVFCREESGTTEELKIDLKIDNFSNCNFVNNNSQMLEKVADKNSKKTIGYLSYSFLSNLIQEVGKDFYIVKVDGISPFLTWKRNPSTNTDIKVDFKFINDKYPLQRRLYLYTQTQFINDKLEKIVDSMVRQFAPSEDGQSILQSVGFVSTASESLLINDGLTITDPTEMLSNLKDIYDYIYHNRITYPPAYTVFLPQNGDIPEQEEKNKLTDWWFEIRKQRPEKTLVLIGHASPKGVSSRYNLGLSLERANQIKNILQEKSPSNMSAYALGWDYPIFTEIEKNRRVEIYFLSTLQEIDNKLKSDKTPKN, from the coding sequence ATGAACAAATTGGAGCCTGAAGTAACGGTTAACTTATGTGGCTCTACTACACTTGGAGAAAGATTCGCTCCTCGGTTTATCGAAGCAATAGCTCAAAAAAATCATGCTATTAGCATCGAAAGTAAGGCGCAATTAGCTAATACCAAAGGCATATACACAATGGTTGATGCGGAATTTATAGTAATGCCAAACAAAGAGACTAACAACTTTTCTCAAGGGCTGTCTAGGGTAAGATTTATTATTGATGCTCAAGGAACTGAAGATGGATTTAAAAAGTTGATTAGTAAAAAATGCGATATAGCGATGGCATCAACTAGAGCTACTAAAAAATCTCAAGAAATGGAAAAATTTCCGGGAACAACAATAGGAAAAGATGCTATTGTAATCATCACAAATACAAAGGAAGACCAGTTGAGTTCTAATGAAATTAAGGATATATTTGAAGGAAAAAAGGATTCCTGGGATGTATTTTGTCGGGAAGAATCTGGGACAACTGAAGAACTTAAAATAGACTTAAAAATAGACAATTTTTCTAACTGTAATTTTGTCAATAACAATAGTCAAATGTTAGAAAAAGTCGCCGATAAGAATTCTAAGAAGACCATTGGCTATTTAAGCTACTCATTTCTAAGCAACTTAATCCAAGAAGTGGGAAAAGACTTTTATATAGTTAAAGTAGATGGAATTTCCCCCTTCCTTACATGGAAAAGAAATCCTTCTACAAATACCGACATCAAAGTAGATTTTAAATTTATTAATGATAAATATCCACTACAACGTAGGTTATACCTTTATACTCAGACGCAATTTATAAATGACAAATTAGAAAAGATTGTGGATTCGATGGTTCGTCAATTTGCACCTTCTGAAGATGGGCAGTCGATTCTTCAATCGGTCGGTTTTGTGAGTACAGCTAGTGAAAGTCTTTTAATTAACGATGGTTTAACCATAACAGATCCTACTGAGATGTTATCTAACCTAAAGGATATCTATGATTATATATATCACAACCGAATAACTTATCCTCCTGCCTACACTGTATTTTTGCCACAAAATGGGGATATTCCTGAACAAGAAGAAAAGAATAAATTAACTGATTGGTGGTTTGAAATTAGAAAACAACGACCAGAAAAGACACTGGTACTAATAGGTCATGCAAGCCCAAAAGGAGTATCTTCGCGTTACAACTTAGGCTTATCTCTCGAAAGGGCAAACCAAATAAAAAATATACTACAAGAAAAAAGTCCTTCTAACATGAGTGCTTATGCTTTAGGTTGGGATTATCCTATATTCACAGAGATAGAAAAAAATCGAAGGGTGGAAATTTACTTTCTAAGTACACTACAGGAGATTGATAATAAGCTAAAATCGGATAAAACTCCTAAAAATTAA
- a CDS encoding GUN4 domain-containing protein, with protein sequence MSLEDLNDSDIQTLRKLLEFSHRADPERRRALCIEIDINPAELSAIWTLTTHDFVIELIDLLQKRKLETAIYKLSLQLQSSFEGSKDAPQLNAIVRKIKYEKGVNDIPPDSQHQSEIKQLHSKINQLEQQLTLLHSHIFEQSETIQSLQQKLGEKESTKLVNVKKVTKLSQAVELKSDKDIDYTKLRDLLADGKWREADQETADKMLKVIYKDSWKDVTREDIRSFPCEDLHTIDQLWQYYSKSRFGFSIQKKIWQEVGEKVDEETNKKFGDSVGWRKNGRWLHYSKLTFDLDTAPRGHLPVFGFLGKDNILGWEFLLWFMGVRFSEVEVCLLLSYLDSCNLSSLNSSELAITQ encoded by the coding sequence ATGTCTCTAGAAGACCTGAATGATTCAGATATTCAAACTCTGAGAAAACTTTTAGAATTCAGTCACCGCGCTGATCCAGAACGCCGGAGAGCTTTATGTATAGAAATAGATATTAACCCAGCAGAATTGAGTGCCATTTGGACACTGACTACGCATGATTTTGTCATAGAACTGATTGATTTATTACAAAAAAGAAAATTAGAAACCGCCATTTATAAACTTTCCTTGCAACTACAATCAAGTTTTGAAGGAAGTAAAGACGCACCTCAGTTAAATGCTATTGTACGCAAAATAAAATATGAGAAAGGTGTCAATGATATTCCACCAGATTCTCAACATCAAAGTGAAATCAAACAACTTCACTCTAAAATTAATCAGCTAGAACAACAATTAACACTTCTGCACTCCCACATCTTTGAACAATCAGAAACCATCCAGTCTCTGCAACAAAAATTAGGAGAAAAAGAGTCAACAAAACTAGTAAATGTTAAAAAAGTTACCAAATTAAGTCAAGCGGTAGAACTCAAAAGTGACAAGGATATTGACTACACTAAACTCCGCGATCTTCTAGCAGACGGAAAATGGAGGGAAGCAGACCAAGAAACAGCCGATAAAATGCTAAAGGTGATCTACAAAGATAGCTGGAAAGATGTGACAAGAGAAGACATCAGGAGCTTTCCCTGTGAAGACTTACACACCATTGACCAACTCTGGCAATATTACAGTAAAAGTCGATTTGGCTTCAGTATTCAGAAGAAAATTTGGCAGGAAGTCGGGGAAAAAGTAGATGAAGAAACTAACAAAAAGTTCGGTGATAGTGTTGGCTGGCGGAAGAATGGGAGATGGTTGCATTATTCCAAGTTAACTTTTGACCTCGACACTGCTCCTCGGGGACATCTACCTGTGTTTGGGTTTTTGGGGAAGGATAATATTTTGGGATGGGAGTTTTTACTATGGTTTATGGGGGTGAGATTTTCTGAGGTTGAAGTCTGTCTTCTTCTCTCGTACTTAGACTCGTGTAACTTATCTAGTCTAAACTCCAGTGAGTTAGCAATCACCCAATAA
- a CDS encoding CHAT domain-containing protein, with translation MVRGQDTQSQKILILAAIPHGLRLDKEIKEIEECIRRAAKRDKFEICPRTAVCPQDIRRAFAEERPQIVHFCGHGLEDGSLLLEDDGDRNKLVKPEGLAQLFKLHADYVQCVLLNACHSAKSATAISQYINYAIGMNQEIQDKAAIAFSKGFYDALGYEYPDNLDVFQRAFDEALVAIQLEDISQGQIPVMQINKQSMQSASVNNSPINNPPIATKQELDDQDIETLRELLQLSGRAAADRRKALCIEIGINSGDLNAISMLSENDFAIELIDILHKRKLESSINKLCKKLVSDFQQGAYHSKLGVIMTKINS, from the coding sequence AGCAATCCCCCACGGTTTACGCTTAGATAAAGAAATTAAAGAAATAGAAGAGTGTATCCGACGAGCTGCAAAACGAGATAAATTTGAAATTTGCCCCAGAACGGCTGTATGTCCCCAAGATATTCGCCGCGCGTTCGCTGAGGAACGTCCCCAGATTGTCCATTTCTGCGGACACGGCTTAGAAGATGGTAGCTTGTTATTAGAAGATGATGGGGATCGTAACAAGCTTGTGAAGCCAGAGGGATTAGCACAACTGTTCAAATTACATGCAGATTATGTACAATGTGTGCTACTAAATGCCTGTCACTCCGCTAAATCTGCTACAGCTATCAGCCAATACATTAATTATGCCATAGGCATGAATCAGGAGATTCAAGACAAAGCTGCCATAGCTTTCTCCAAAGGATTTTATGATGCTTTAGGTTATGAGTATCCAGATAATTTAGATGTATTTCAACGAGCTTTTGATGAAGCTTTAGTGGCGATTCAGTTAGAAGATATTTCTCAAGGTCAAATTCCTGTTATGCAGATAAATAAACAATCCATGCAATCTGCCTCTGTAAATAATTCTCCAATTAATAATCCCCCAATCGCAACCAAACAGGAACTGGATGACCAAGATATTGAAACATTACGAGAGCTTTTACAATTGAGTGGACGTGCTGCTGCTGATAGACGCAAAGCATTATGTATTGAAATTGGCATTAATTCCGGAGATTTGAACGCTATCTCAATGCTGAGTGAAAATGACTTTGCCATTGAACTTATCGATATACTACACAAACGCAAACTAGAAAGTTCTATTAATAAACTATGTAAAAAATTAGTATCTGATTTTCAACAGGGAGCATATCATTCTAAACTAGGAGTAATTATGACTAAAATCAACTCTTAA